From one Luteipulveratus mongoliensis genomic stretch:
- the mgrA gene encoding L-glyceraldehyde 3-phosphate reductase: MTLHADDYQADRSRYDSMTYRRCGRSGLDLPAISLGLWHNFGGDVPLEKQRATLRRAFDRGVTHFDLANNYGPPYGSAERNFGAIFAQDFRRYRDELILSTKAGYDMWPGPYGQGGGSRKYVLSSLDQSLQRMGVDYVDIFYSHRFDETTPLEETLGALDTAVRQGKALYVGISSYSGTRTREAIEILRELGTPLLIHQPSYSMLNRWVEEDLLDVLGDEGVGCIAFSPLAQGMLTDKYLNGIPANSRAAQGKSLDPKLLDEKALTHVRALNEIAQKRGQSLAQLALAWLLKDLRVTSVLIGASSVEQLDNSLGALEQLEFSDDELKAIDQHAVDAGINLWHNSSDA, encoded by the coding sequence ATGACGTTGCACGCCGATGACTACCAGGCCGACCGCTCCCGCTACGACTCGATGACCTACCGCCGCTGTGGACGCAGCGGCCTCGACCTGCCGGCGATCTCGCTGGGCCTATGGCACAACTTCGGCGGCGACGTGCCGTTGGAGAAGCAGCGGGCCACCTTGCGGCGGGCGTTCGACCGCGGCGTCACGCACTTCGACCTGGCCAACAACTACGGCCCGCCGTACGGCTCGGCCGAGCGCAACTTCGGCGCGATCTTCGCGCAGGACTTCCGGCGCTATCGCGACGAGCTGATCCTGTCGACCAAGGCGGGCTACGACATGTGGCCGGGGCCCTACGGCCAGGGCGGCGGCTCGCGCAAGTACGTCCTGTCCTCGCTCGATCAGTCGCTGCAGCGGATGGGCGTCGACTACGTCGACATCTTCTACAGCCACCGCTTCGACGAGACGACGCCGCTGGAGGAGACCCTCGGCGCGCTCGACACGGCCGTGCGTCAGGGCAAGGCGCTGTACGTCGGCATCTCGTCCTACTCCGGCACCCGCACCCGGGAGGCCATCGAGATCCTCCGTGAGCTCGGCACGCCACTGCTGATCCACCAGCCGTCGTACTCGATGCTGAACCGCTGGGTCGAGGAGGACCTGCTCGACGTGCTGGGTGATGAGGGCGTGGGCTGTATCGCGTTCTCGCCGCTTGCCCAGGGCATGCTCACTGACAAGTACCTCAACGGCATTCCCGCGAATTCCCGTGCTGCACAAGGGAAGTCGCTGGACCCGAAGCTCCTCGATGAGAAGGCGCTGACACACGTACGCGCGCTCAACGAGATCGCGCAGAAGCGCGGCCAGTCGTTGGCGCAGCTCGCGCTCGCCTGGTTGCTGAAGGACTTGCGCGTGACGTCCGTGCTGATCGGCGCATCGAGCGTCGAGCAGCTCGACAACAGTCTGGGCGCGCTCGAGCAGCTGGAGTTCAGCGACGACGAGCTGAAGGCGATCGATCAGCACGCGGTCGACGCCGGCATCAACCTCTGGCACAACTCCTCCGACGCCTGA
- a CDS encoding SDR family NAD(P)-dependent oxidoreductase, with product MTDFTDRRAVVVGGTKGIGRAVVDDLASSGARVAVVGRDREVLKELETAGHLALEADLLDDASVSAAFEEVAASFGGLDIAVNTAGMFPKPGPVGDLDPQVLADALLTNVVGIQRVMRQEIALMGRGLDTARLPPRLLDQRPGGAIVNFSSNIGAHRTQPNLAAYGVSKAAVSALTRAAALDHVKDGIRINAVSPGPSDTTMSIRPGETVEERDARVAQQNPSGRVARLPEIVAAVRYLISDEAAYVVGTDLVIDGGISA from the coding sequence GTGACTGACTTCACCGACCGCCGTGCCGTGGTCGTCGGCGGAACCAAGGGGATCGGCCGGGCCGTCGTCGACGACCTCGCGTCGTCGGGAGCCCGCGTGGCCGTAGTCGGCCGGGACCGTGAGGTGCTGAAGGAGCTCGAGACCGCGGGACATCTCGCACTCGAGGCGGACTTGCTCGATGACGCCTCGGTGTCGGCCGCTTTCGAGGAGGTTGCGGCATCGTTCGGGGGCCTCGACATCGCGGTGAACACCGCAGGCATGTTCCCGAAGCCCGGACCGGTGGGCGACCTGGATCCGCAGGTGCTCGCCGACGCGCTGCTGACCAACGTCGTCGGCATCCAGCGGGTCATGCGACAGGAGATCGCCCTGATGGGCCGGGGTCTCGATACGGCTCGGCTCCCGCCTCGCCTACTCGACCAGCGTCCGGGCGGCGCGATCGTGAACTTCTCGTCCAACATCGGTGCGCACCGCACCCAGCCCAACCTGGCGGCGTACGGCGTGAGCAAGGCCGCTGTGAGTGCACTGACGCGCGCAGCTGCCCTGGACCACGTCAAGGACGGCATCCGCATCAACGCCGTCAGCCCGGGCCCGTCGGACACCACGATGTCGATCCGGCCCGGCGAGACGGTCGAGGAGCGCGACGCCCGCGTCGCCCAGCAGAACCCGTCGGGTCGGGTCGCTCGCCTGCCCGAGATCGTCGCGGCGGTGCGTTACCTGATCTCGGACGAGGCGGCGTACGTCGTCGGCACCGATCTGGTCATCGACGGCGGCATCTCCGCCTGA
- a CDS encoding NBR1-Ig-like domain-containing protein, protein MSDESLVSRNEAIESFAAALAELRESVGKPSFRAMSGRSGCISHTTLHEAMQGNRLPTWETTVEFVKACDGDPEDYRERWSAADRIVNPAPPVEDFSSEAPTPPVGQPAVPSYAGAPVSQPSAGQASPGGAAPVTVTSGGGPRGRRKVALAAAIAVVVAGGGVAAWKLTGDEGAKDKVSASAQLEQPNRTPTTCPITQTNPPPADPAYPGDGAKFVTDLTYKDCSNVSPRLTFKKVWRMRNAGTVDWKDRTLQRLDLPQRITDCQTVERISIPDTKAGQTVDIKVEVRAPSKPGECVVRWRMKDDKDRVAFPGGRPLFFQVHVRGK, encoded by the coding sequence ATGTCCGACGAGTCATTGGTCAGTCGGAACGAGGCCATCGAGAGCTTCGCCGCGGCGCTCGCAGAGCTCCGGGAGTCGGTGGGCAAGCCGTCGTTCCGCGCCATGTCGGGCCGCTCCGGATGCATCTCGCACACCACGTTGCACGAGGCGATGCAGGGCAACCGGCTGCCGACCTGGGAGACCACGGTCGAGTTCGTCAAGGCCTGCGACGGCGACCCCGAGGACTACCGCGAGCGCTGGTCTGCCGCCGACCGCATCGTCAACCCTGCACCGCCCGTCGAGGACTTCTCCTCGGAGGCGCCTACGCCTCCCGTTGGGCAGCCGGCCGTGCCGTCGTACGCCGGAGCGCCCGTCTCGCAGCCATCCGCCGGTCAGGCGTCGCCCGGGGGAGCGGCCCCGGTGACCGTCACGAGCGGCGGTGGCCCTCGTGGCCGACGAAAAGTTGCGCTGGCCGCAGCGATCGCTGTGGTTGTGGCCGGCGGCGGCGTCGCTGCCTGGAAGCTCACGGGCGACGAGGGCGCGAAGGACAAGGTCTCTGCTTCGGCACAGCTCGAGCAGCCGAACCGAACACCGACCACGTGTCCCATCACCCAGACCAACCCGCCGCCCGCGGACCCGGCTTACCCAGGCGACGGTGCGAAGTTCGTCACGGACCTCACCTACAAGGACTGCAGCAACGTCAGCCCGCGCCTGACCTTCAAGAAAGTCTGGCGGATGCGCAACGCCGGCACCGTGGACTGGAAGGACCGGACACTGCAGCGTCTCGACCTCCCGCAGCGCATCACCGACTGCCAGACGGTCGAACGGATCTCGATCCCCGACACCAAGGCCGGTCAAACCGTCGACATCAAGGTCGAGGTCCGGGCACCCAGCAAGCCCGGTGAGTGCGTCGTGCGCTGGCGGATGAAGGACGACAAGGACCGCGTCGCGTTCCCGGGCGGGCGGCCGCTCTTCTTCCAGGTGCACGTCCGCGGGAAGTGA
- a CDS encoding MFS transporter: protein MTTTHTPVEAPTSMTRRQLLVLGLLLASQFMLAVDFSILNVALPTVGAGLGFSDANLQWIATAFALCAAGFTLLLGRIGDYVGRRRMFLIGMAALGIASLVGGLATNPTMLLTARVAQGLATAAVTPAGLSLLTTSFPEGPLRAKALGLNSVMMSTGFTAGAILGGVLTDLLSWRWAFLVNVPVAALVVGLAPFLLRDTAGRERSRLDIPGSILVTTGLLALVYGVTRAGEEGVTDPWAGLSVLVAVVLIALFWRAEGRHSHPLVPTSILTRRTIGWGNIAGFITFSMESSLVILLTMYLQHVLHLNPLQTGLMLGAMGLGAIIGGAAGPRLIQAFGVRRTLAGGLLVQAAFTVVLVALGPSNGWLWLLAITTFLGAIGHVAVIVGFMVAATSGLPDHEQGLATGLATMTQQVGVAMGVPIMSAVVTAVGSFEDLSALRIAIGVDAAVVLVAALLVATQLRSTKPASAAEELVPAHA from the coding sequence GTGACCACCACCCACACACCCGTCGAGGCACCGACCTCGATGACCAGACGACAGCTGCTGGTGCTCGGCCTGCTGCTGGCCTCCCAGTTCATGCTCGCCGTCGACTTCTCGATCCTGAACGTCGCCCTCCCGACCGTCGGCGCCGGCCTCGGCTTCTCCGACGCCAACCTGCAGTGGATCGCGACCGCATTCGCGCTGTGCGCGGCCGGCTTCACCCTGCTGCTCGGCCGGATCGGCGACTACGTCGGTCGCCGCCGGATGTTCCTCATCGGCATGGCCGCCCTCGGCATCGCCTCGCTCGTCGGCGGTCTCGCGACCAACCCGACGATGCTTCTGACCGCCCGCGTCGCACAGGGCCTGGCCACCGCTGCCGTCACGCCGGCGGGACTGTCGCTCCTCACCACGTCCTTCCCCGAAGGCCCGCTGCGCGCGAAGGCGCTCGGCCTGAACAGCGTGATGATGTCGACCGGCTTCACGGCCGGAGCCATCCTCGGCGGCGTCCTCACCGACCTGCTCAGCTGGCGCTGGGCGTTCCTGGTCAACGTCCCGGTGGCCGCCCTGGTCGTCGGGCTCGCACCGTTCCTGCTGCGCGACACGGCCGGCCGCGAGCGCTCGCGCCTCGACATCCCGGGCTCGATCCTCGTCACCACGGGTCTCCTGGCCCTGGTGTACGGCGTCACGCGGGCCGGCGAGGAAGGCGTCACCGACCCGTGGGCCGGCTTGTCAGTCCTGGTCGCCGTCGTCCTGATCGCGTTGTTCTGGCGGGCGGAGGGTCGTCACTCGCACCCGCTCGTGCCGACGTCGATCCTGACCCGTCGCACCATCGGCTGGGGCAACATCGCCGGCTTCATCACGTTCTCGATGGAGAGCTCGCTGGTCATCCTGCTGACGATGTACCTCCAGCACGTCCTGCACCTCAACCCGCTGCAGACCGGTCTGATGCTCGGGGCCATGGGTCTGGGAGCGATCATCGGCGGAGCTGCAGGTCCGCGCCTGATCCAGGCGTTCGGCGTACGACGGACGCTGGCTGGGGGTCTCCTCGTCCAGGCGGCCTTCACGGTGGTTCTCGTCGCACTCGGCCCGTCGAACGGCTGGCTGTGGCTGCTGGCCATCACCACGTTCCTCGGAGCCATCGGCCACGTCGCGGTGATCGTCGGCTTCATGGTGGCGGCGACCTCGGGTCTGCCGGACCACGAGCAGGGACTGGCCACCGGTCTCGCGACGATGACGCAGCAGGTCGGTGTCGCGATGGGCGTACCGATCATGAGCGCGGTCGTGACCGCGGTCGGCTCGTTCGAGGACCTGTCGGCGCTGCGGATCGCCATCGGTGTGGATGCTGCGGTCGTGCTCGTCGCGGCCCTGCTGGTGGCCACGCAGCTGCGGTCGACCAAGCCCGCCTCGGCGGCTGAAGAGCTGGTCCCCGCCCACGCCTGA
- a CDS encoding peptidoglycan-binding domain-containing protein produces the protein MKTILAGAALAAVAVAIPVASDAAQIHGSGSATKAAPTALASVNMEAVLKAAQIDPRRADDTLTPGAKSSVLAVEQALQAKGLLDKKWVDGYFGTTTVKAYTEFQKSIGYKGLAANGVPGKSSLAKLGDKRFTVNHALTPGARVTFRGATVNTRTKAMLVKTEQLLGRKLVLEQGSYNPGGDPTSAGTHDGGGVVDISVKGLDAKGKNTLVRTLRTVGFAAWSRTPSQGDWPFHVHAAAINDPDLSSQAQHQTGDYYLGKNGLANGAKDDGPKVNPIQTWEEFQRQS, from the coding sequence ATGAAGACGATTCTGGCCGGAGCCGCACTGGCGGCCGTCGCCGTTGCCATTCCCGTCGCGTCCGACGCGGCGCAGATCCACGGGTCCGGGAGCGCGACCAAGGCCGCGCCGACCGCCCTTGCGAGCGTCAACATGGAGGCCGTCCTCAAGGCCGCCCAGATCGACCCGCGCCGCGCCGACGACACGCTCACGCCAGGTGCGAAGAGCAGTGTGTTGGCCGTCGAGCAGGCGCTGCAGGCGAAGGGGCTGCTCGACAAGAAGTGGGTCGACGGCTACTTCGGCACCACGACGGTGAAGGCGTACACCGAGTTCCAGAAGTCGATCGGTTACAAGGGCCTCGCCGCGAACGGCGTGCCCGGCAAGTCGTCGCTGGCCAAGCTTGGTGACAAGCGCTTCACCGTCAACCACGCGCTCACACCGGGTGCCCGGGTGACGTTCCGCGGCGCGACGGTCAACACCCGCACCAAGGCCATGCTCGTCAAGACCGAGCAGCTGCTCGGCCGCAAGCTGGTCCTCGAGCAGGGTTCGTACAACCCGGGCGGCGACCCGACCTCCGCCGGCACGCACGACGGTGGCGGAGTCGTCGACATCTCGGTCAAGGGCCTGGACGCCAAGGGCAAGAACACGCTCGTACGCACGCTCCGGACCGTCGGCTTCGCCGCCTGGTCGCGTACGCCAAGCCAGGGCGACTGGCCCTTCCACGTCCACGCGGCCGCCATCAACGACCCCGACCTGTCCAGCCAGGCCCAGCACCAGACGGGCGACTACTACCTCGGCAAGAACGGTCTCGCCAACGGGGCGAAGGACGACGGACCGAAGGTCAACCCGATCCAGACCTGGGAAGAGTTCCAGCGTCAGTCCTGA
- a CDS encoding TetR/AcrR family transcriptional regulator yields the protein MARPREFDEQLALDQALEAFWSGSFAGTSTQDLCESTGLSRSSLYNTFSGKADIYRQSLERYGALKDEERSGYLQRRGTGRSVLQRLLTDIVTDQYESPDRRGCLVVNAAVEVGLTNADVAALARNNLHEFRALLGQLIARGQDDGSITSTTSADDLAAVVHATLNGLQVAGRVAIDRRDSARAVRTLMSLL from the coding sequence GTGGCGCGACCTAGGGAGTTCGACGAGCAGCTGGCGCTCGACCAGGCGCTGGAGGCGTTCTGGTCGGGTTCGTTCGCTGGTACGTCGACGCAGGACCTGTGTGAGTCGACTGGACTCTCCCGCAGCAGCCTCTACAACACGTTCAGCGGCAAGGCGGACATCTACCGTCAGTCGCTCGAGCGGTACGGCGCCCTCAAGGACGAGGAGCGCAGCGGCTACCTCCAGCGTCGCGGAACCGGTAGGTCGGTGCTGCAACGCCTGCTGACCGACATTGTCACCGACCAGTACGAATCCCCAGACCGCAGAGGCTGTCTCGTCGTCAATGCCGCCGTCGAAGTCGGCCTCACCAATGCGGACGTCGCAGCGTTGGCCAGGAACAACCTGCACGAGTTCCGGGCGCTGCTGGGGCAGCTGATCGCCCGCGGTCAGGACGACGGCTCGATCACGTCGACCACGTCGGCCGACGATCTGGCCGCCGTGGTCCACGCGACGCTCAACGGGTTGCAGGTGGCCGGACGCGTCGCCATCGACCGGCGCGACAGCGCTCGAGCGGTCCGCACCCTGATGTCTCTGCTCTGA
- a CDS encoding IS481 family transposase, whose product MPHGSAALSFEGRRRLVRRCQHRPIAHVAAEAAVSRQCLSKWYARWRRHGDAGLHDRTSRPEHSPTATPKAVIEQIIELRKRKWSARRIHLELAQEGTDVAVCTISRILVRYGLNRLRHLDVDGEPLRAPGKIIARYPGHMTHLDVKKVGRIPDGGGWRAHGKHSPQAKASDRARKKGQRIGYTYLHSAVDGFSRLAYTEAHDDEKAATAIGFMFRARVFFTAHGITRFTRIVTDNGACYRAHDFTRAVHSFAAKHQRTKPFTPKHNGKVERYQQTLARELLYAAVFESEQHRRDRLRVWQVHYNYHRPHTAAGDQPPASRLPARVTNLMRSNS is encoded by the coding sequence ATGCCTCACGGTAGTGCCGCCCTGTCGTTCGAGGGCCGCCGTCGTCTTGTCCGCCGCTGTCAGCACCGGCCGATCGCGCACGTCGCGGCCGAGGCCGCGGTCTCTCGTCAGTGCCTGTCCAAGTGGTACGCCCGCTGGCGGCGCCACGGCGACGCTGGCCTGCACGACCGGACCAGCCGCCCCGAGCACTCACCGACCGCTACACCCAAGGCGGTCATCGAGCAGATCATCGAGCTACGCAAACGCAAGTGGTCCGCGCGCCGGATCCATCTCGAGCTGGCCCAGGAAGGCACCGACGTCGCGGTCTGCACGATCAGCCGGATCCTGGTCCGATACGGCCTGAATCGTCTACGCCACCTCGACGTCGATGGCGAACCACTACGAGCACCGGGAAAGATCATCGCTCGCTACCCCGGTCACATGACCCACCTGGATGTGAAGAAGGTCGGACGCATCCCCGACGGCGGCGGCTGGCGAGCTCACGGCAAGCACTCACCCCAGGCCAAGGCCTCTGACCGGGCCCGTAAGAAGGGCCAACGGATCGGGTACACCTACCTGCACTCGGCCGTGGACGGCTTCTCCCGGCTGGCCTACACCGAGGCCCACGACGATGAGAAGGCTGCCACCGCCATCGGGTTCATGTTCCGCGCCCGGGTGTTCTTCACCGCGCACGGCATCACCCGCTTCACCCGCATCGTGACCGACAACGGCGCCTGCTACCGCGCGCATGACTTCACCCGCGCCGTGCACTCCTTCGCCGCCAAGCACCAACGGACCAAACCCTTCACGCCTAAGCACAACGGCAAGGTCGAGCGCTACCAACAGACCCTGGCCCGCGAGCTCCTGTACGCCGCCGTGTTCGAGTCCGAGCAGCACCGCCGCGATCGGCTTCGGGTGTGGCAGGTCCACTACAACTACCATCGGCCCCACACCGCCGCCGGAGACCAGCCACCAGCCTCACGCCTCCCAGCCCGTGTCACCAACCTCATGCGCAGCAACAGCTAG
- a CDS encoding Cmx/CmrA family chloramphenicol efflux MFS transporter translates to MSLATATAPPRTRLPLAVYALALGTFCLGTSEFMLAGLLPQLSDGLGVSISTAGLLITAFAIGMTVGAPLMTLATLRLPRRATLLSAAAVFALIHLIPLAFDGYAMLLVGRVVAAAACATYWAVGAVIAVRLAGQELTARALAAVVGGLTLANVLGVPAGTWIGERLGWQASFVAVAIATVIVIGILRVLVPHQPHDDARVPMRVLVRRELVAFRDRRLWLALLTTALFQAAVFCCFSYLAPLLTDVSGISDERVPLVLLLFGVGSFVGITLGGRYADRDQLVNVFVSLVAMIVALVILLALAGTTMGACAATFLFGASAFSIAAALNGRVFGFAGDAPTLAASVNVSAFNVGNAVGPWLGGLVIDAGLGLRAPIWTAIALGGAALVVASFSWRLERGPRTERATRVPAECASA, encoded by the coding sequence GTGTCGCTCGCGACCGCCACCGCACCACCCCGGACTCGCCTCCCGCTCGCCGTCTATGCGCTCGCCCTCGGGACCTTCTGTCTCGGCACCTCCGAGTTCATGTTGGCGGGGCTGCTGCCGCAGCTGTCCGACGGGCTCGGCGTCTCGATCTCGACGGCGGGACTGCTGATCACCGCGTTCGCGATTGGCATGACCGTCGGCGCGCCGTTGATGACGCTCGCGACGCTGCGGCTCCCGCGTCGCGCGACCCTGCTGAGTGCGGCCGCTGTGTTTGCCCTGATTCACCTGATACCACTGGCTTTTGACGGCTACGCGATGCTGCTCGTCGGCCGCGTCGTAGCGGCCGCGGCCTGTGCCACCTACTGGGCTGTCGGCGCCGTGATCGCCGTTCGACTGGCCGGTCAGGAGCTCACCGCGCGAGCACTTGCCGCGGTCGTCGGCGGCCTCACGCTCGCCAACGTGCTCGGTGTACCCGCCGGCACCTGGATCGGTGAACGTCTCGGCTGGCAGGCGTCGTTCGTAGCCGTGGCAATCGCGACGGTGATCGTGATCGGGATCCTTCGCGTGCTCGTACCGCACCAGCCGCACGACGACGCCCGCGTCCCCATGCGCGTCTTGGTGCGTCGCGAGCTGGTGGCGTTTCGCGACCGACGGCTGTGGCTGGCCCTGCTCACCACGGCGCTCTTCCAGGCGGCGGTGTTCTGCTGCTTCTCCTACCTCGCGCCCCTGCTCACGGATGTGTCGGGCATCTCCGACGAGCGAGTTCCCTTGGTACTGCTGTTGTTTGGCGTCGGCAGCTTTGTCGGCATCACTCTGGGCGGCCGGTACGCCGACCGTGACCAGCTGGTCAACGTCTTCGTCAGCCTGGTCGCGATGATCGTGGCCCTCGTCATCCTGCTGGCACTTGCCGGTACGACGATGGGCGCCTGCGCGGCGACCTTCCTGTTCGGCGCGTCGGCCTTCTCGATCGCAGCCGCGCTCAACGGACGCGTCTTCGGGTTCGCCGGCGATGCGCCGACGCTGGCAGCGTCGGTCAACGTCTCGGCCTTCAACGTGGGCAACGCCGTTGGACCGTGGCTCGGTGGACTCGTCATCGACGCGGGCCTCGGGCTGCGGGCACCCATCTGGACGGCCATCGCCTTGGGCGGCGCCGCGCTCGTGGTCGCGTCCTTCAGCTGGCGCCTCGAGCGTGGCCCGCGCACCGAGAGGGCCACGCGCGTGCCAGCCGAGTGCGCGAGCGCCTGA
- a CDS encoding peptidoglycan-binding domain-containing protein codes for MRTTAKILTTAGISTALLAGGIGVASQQADAAKGTSVNMEAVVKAAQWDPYKSDQSMTPGAKDSVKAVESALAAKGLLSKKYVDGHYGTTTVTAYAKFQKSLGYSGLDATGLPGKGSLTQLGKGRYSLDHTISVGGKTTMDGKTVNTRTAAMVKAAEKKGGLNLVLTQGEYNPGGVDASAGTHDGGGAIDISVNNLNSRSAAVKALRQVGFAAWERTPAQGFDPHIHAVAISDTDMAPGAQAQIGDYYKGLNGLAGHGEDNGPKVKKVTFEEYQRG; via the coding sequence ATGCGCACCACCGCCAAGATCCTGACCACGGCAGGTATCTCCACCGCTCTCCTCGCCGGAGGCATCGGAGTGGCCAGCCAGCAGGCCGACGCGGCCAAGGGCACCAGCGTCAACATGGAGGCCGTCGTCAAGGCCGCTCAGTGGGATCCCTACAAGAGCGACCAGTCGATGACCCCGGGCGCCAAGGACAGCGTCAAGGCTGTCGAGTCCGCCCTGGCCGCCAAGGGGCTGCTGTCCAAGAAGTACGTCGACGGGCACTACGGCACGACGACCGTGACGGCGTACGCGAAGTTCCAGAAGTCGCTCGGCTACTCCGGTCTGGACGCGACCGGCCTGCCCGGCAAGGGCTCGCTCACCCAGCTCGGCAAGGGTCGCTACTCGCTGGACCACACGATCTCCGTGGGCGGCAAGACGACGATGGACGGCAAGACCGTCAACACGCGTACGGCCGCGATGGTGAAGGCCGCGGAGAAGAAGGGCGGCCTCAACCTCGTCCTGACGCAGGGTGAGTACAACCCGGGCGGCGTCGACGCGTCGGCCGGCACGCACGACGGTGGCGGCGCGATCGACATCTCGGTCAACAACCTGAACAGCCGCAGCGCAGCGGTCAAGGCGCTGCGCCAGGTCGGCTTCGCCGCCTGGGAGCGGACGCCGGCTCAGGGCTTCGACCCGCACATCCACGCGGTGGCGATCAGCGACACGGACATGGCTCCGGGCGCGCAGGCCCAGATCGGCGACTACTACAAGGGCCTCAACGGTCTGGCCGGTCACGGCGAGGACAACGGCCCGAAGGTCAAGAAGGTGACCTTCGAGGAGTACCAGCGCGGCTGA